A genome region from Terriglobia bacterium includes the following:
- the rimI gene encoding ribosomal protein S18-alanine N-acetyltransferase, which yields MHIRPATSADVPAMRRIEAQAPTAAHWKESEYDRIFAGDPRRLALVIQDDTVQGFLIANQIGPEWELENIAVAPGAQRRGFASALLEHFLDVVKQQGGESVFLEVRASNAAARALYAKYGFAATGLRRNYYQYPDEDAVLYRRVIGSHQ from the coding sequence TTGCACATCCGTCCCGCCACCTCCGCCGACGTTCCCGCCATGCGCCGGATTGAAGCGCAGGCCCCAACCGCCGCGCACTGGAAGGAAAGCGAATACGACCGCATTTTCGCCGGCGATCCGCGCCGCCTCGCGCTCGTGATCCAAGACGACACTGTGCAGGGCTTCCTGATTGCGAATCAAATCGGCCCGGAATGGGAGCTGGAAAACATTGCGGTCGCTCCCGGTGCGCAGCGGCGCGGCTTCGCCTCCGCTCTGCTCGAACACTTCCTCGACGTGGTGAAGCAGCAGGGCGGCGAAAGCGTTTTCCTGGAGGTGCGCGCCTCGAATGCAGCCGCGCGCGCTCTCTACGCCAAGTACGGCTTCGCCGCGACGGGACTCCGCCGCAACTACTACCAGTACCCCGACGAAG